The following are from one region of the Stigmatella ashevillena genome:
- a CDS encoding TetR/AcrR family transcriptional regulator yields MAQQKKQRLSGADRRVQLMDVGRSVFASHGYEATAIEEVAQQAGVSKPIVYEHFGAKEGLYAAIVDREMDNLVARMSESISSGTPRARFEAAVLAFMMYAKEQPAGFAVLTRDSPLAAARRGLTRVIDDLAQRVGDIFRSEFERAGYNPKVAPIYANALVGMVTQVGQWWAAEGRSFSVDHVARHVAALGWMGLRHLPKDPTSLGPKKAAKRRD; encoded by the coding sequence GTGGCGCAACAGAAGAAGCAGCGACTGTCGGGGGCCGACCGCCGGGTGCAGCTGATGGACGTCGGGCGGTCGGTCTTTGCCTCGCATGGCTACGAGGCGACCGCGATTGAGGAGGTCGCCCAGCAGGCGGGCGTGTCGAAGCCCATCGTCTACGAGCACTTCGGCGCGAAGGAGGGCCTCTACGCGGCCATCGTGGACCGAGAGATGGACAACCTGGTGGCGCGCATGTCCGAGAGCATCTCCTCGGGCACGCCCCGCGCGCGTTTCGAGGCGGCGGTGCTGGCGTTCATGATGTACGCGAAGGAGCAGCCCGCCGGCTTCGCGGTGCTGACACGCGACTCCCCCTTGGCTGCGGCCCGCCGGGGCCTCACGCGCGTCATCGACGACCTGGCGCAGCGGGTGGGGGACATCTTCCGCAGCGAGTTCGAGCGCGCGGGCTACAACCCCAAGGTCGCGCCCATCTACGCCAACGCGCTGGTGGGCATGGTGACGCAGGTGGGCCAGTGGTGGGCCGCGGAGGGGCGCTCCTTCTCGGTGGACCATGTGGCCCGCCACGTCGCGGCGCTCGGTTGGATGGGACTGCGGCACCTGCCCAAGGATCCCACCTCTCTCGGGCCGAAGAAGGCCGCCAAGCGGCGGGACTGA
- a CDS encoding AHH domain-containing protein, producing the protein MRWVGVVSLLLFATGCVTTRVVHLDAGKGQRVTYESVEAEPVEVSEDEFKAVLTRLILDMRLDIAFRESDEADQRGWVRSRTLLASSTGVVDSGSETSPEALYARICPGGDSCLTLVGGTGLTFSRKDRTLMALSFALDTVWESVQEEVGKMLNPVALKAMLTSAALTVLLTMTLPEPVTKVIAVALTAALVAYLGVVPVWKMGRGFVRLWEESEKATSVIELQDIGKRFGKVLGTNGTRVLVLVVTAALGGKSAMAAQGPKLPGFPQAVLRAQAEGGFQLEAALSGGVSSISLPAVGVLNVALAPGAVAVAAMYSNGLVPGDAEGPVHHICTNKNMVSAVSGGPWTPICEEIFEKAGMNLEDVANKVRLNGHEGPHSELYHQQVVSRLQAAVKVCKSTEACRAKLVNELAKIANELLTPGSELRGYIVKAGK; encoded by the coding sequence GTGAGATGGGTCGGAGTCGTTTCTCTGCTGCTCTTTGCTACGGGGTGTGTGACCACCCGTGTTGTCCATCTGGATGCTGGGAAGGGTCAGCGCGTCACCTACGAGTCGGTCGAGGCCGAGCCAGTTGAGGTGAGTGAGGACGAGTTCAAAGCGGTCCTCACACGGCTCATCCTCGACATGCGGCTGGATATTGCGTTCCGAGAGTCGGATGAGGCCGACCAGCGAGGATGGGTGAGATCCAGGACTCTGCTCGCGTCCTCGACGGGCGTTGTCGATTCGGGGTCGGAGACTTCTCCCGAGGCGCTGTACGCGCGCATCTGCCCTGGTGGGGACTCCTGTTTGACCCTGGTGGGGGGGACGGGGCTGACGTTCTCGCGTAAGGACCGGACGCTGATGGCCCTGTCCTTCGCGCTCGATACGGTATGGGAGAGCGTCCAAGAAGAGGTCGGCAAGATGCTGAATCCCGTTGCACTCAAGGCGATGTTGACGTCGGCTGCCCTGACCGTGCTCCTCACGATGACCCTGCCCGAGCCTGTGACCAAGGTCATCGCAGTCGCGTTGACGGCGGCGCTTGTCGCGTATCTGGGCGTAGTGCCGGTCTGGAAGATGGGCCGAGGGTTCGTCCGGCTGTGGGAAGAATCGGAGAAGGCGACGAGCGTTATCGAGTTGCAGGATATCGGCAAACGCTTTGGAAAGGTGCTCGGCACGAACGGCACGCGCGTCCTGGTGCTGGTCGTCACAGCAGCGCTTGGCGGAAAGAGCGCGATGGCCGCCCAAGGCCCCAAACTCCCCGGCTTCCCCCAGGCTGTACTTCGCGCGCAGGCCGAAGGCGGTTTCCAGCTCGAAGCGGCTCTGAGTGGTGGGGTGAGTTCAATCTCATTGCCCGCTGTCGGCGTCCTCAATGTCGCGCTCGCCCCGGGAGCTGTTGCAGTTGCTGCGATGTACTCAAACGGGCTAGTGCCAGGTGACGCGGAAGGGCCGGTTCACCACATCTGCACGAACAAGAACATGGTCTCCGCTGTGTCTGGCGGCCCGTGGACGCCAATCTGCGAAGAAATCTTCGAGAAGGCAGGGATGAATCTCGAAGATGTTGCAAACAAAGTGCGACTCAATGGACATGAAGGTCCACATTCCGAGTTGTATCATCAGCAAGTGGTGAGTCGCCTACAGGCGGCCGTCAAGGTGTGCAAGAGCACCGAGGCTTGTCGAGCCAAGCTGGTGAATGAACTCGCAAAGATTGCGAACGAACTACTCACACCGGGGTCGGAGTTGCGGGGCTACATTGTCAAAGCGGGAAAGTGA
- the trhA gene encoding PAQR family membrane homeostasis protein TrhA has translation MSALVGAKPQWRGVLHQFAAPGALGAGLVLIFMAPTRRSAVAAALYALSLVVLFTVSATYHRVNWSVRKRAWMRRMDHASIFILIGGTYTPIALIGLPEASGNSLLLAVWLGALLGVLQSLFWAHAPKVLTAVLAVAVGWTLVPYFGEVRRALGATELWLILAGGVAYTAGAAAYALKRPDLRPGVFGYHELFHGLTLVGAGLHFAAVLRLVRASTG, from the coding sequence ATGAGCGCCCTGGTCGGTGCGAAGCCGCAGTGGCGCGGGGTGTTGCACCAGTTCGCGGCCCCGGGGGCGCTCGGCGCCGGGCTGGTGCTCATCTTCATGGCGCCTACCCGCCGGTCCGCGGTGGCGGCGGCGCTGTATGCCCTCAGCCTGGTGGTGCTGTTCACGGTCAGCGCGACCTATCACCGGGTGAACTGGTCCGTGCGCAAGCGAGCCTGGATGCGGCGCATGGACCACGCATCCATTTTCATCCTCATTGGCGGAACCTATACGCCGATCGCGCTCATCGGGCTCCCCGAGGCCAGCGGCAACAGCCTGCTGCTGGCCGTCTGGCTCGGCGCGTTGCTGGGCGTCCTTCAGTCGCTGTTTTGGGCACATGCCCCGAAGGTGCTGACTGCGGTGCTGGCCGTCGCGGTCGGCTGGACGCTGGTGCCGTACTTCGGCGAGGTGCGTCGCGCGCTCGGGGCCACCGAGCTGTGGCTCATCCTCGCGGGCGGCGTGGCCTACACGGCGGGCGCGGCCGCCTACGCGCTGAAGCGGCCGGACCTGCGGCCTGGGGTGTTTGGCTACCACGAGCTGTTCCACGGGCTGACGCTCGTGGGGGCGGGGCTGCACTTCGCAGCTGTCCTGCGGCTCGTCCGCGCCTCGACCGGATAG
- a CDS encoding imm11 family protein, translating into MERHFYSIDIADVPQWYITTPVRASGGKFEEPWMFGEGRFLPDPGPIKARVRNPGVKRAFMFAGIERVPVVSEAVANVFRRLAPDDVQLFPIAVEGEAEPFFIVNVVKVVDCIDEVNCKEVQHYDDADPFPEYAGEYRWIYGLRIDSAKTQGSLAFRLKRFKTAFIVSEEIKGALEKVGNLGVVLAPVTGPPE; encoded by the coding sequence GTGGAGCGTCACTTTTATTCGATAGACATCGCTGATGTACCTCAGTGGTACATCACGACTCCAGTGCGCGCATCAGGAGGGAAGTTCGAGGAGCCCTGGATGTTCGGAGAGGGTCGCTTCCTTCCTGACCCTGGTCCGATCAAGGCTCGGGTTAGAAATCCGGGGGTCAAGCGCGCCTTCATGTTCGCTGGGATTGAACGAGTGCCCGTTGTTAGCGAAGCAGTTGCGAACGTCTTCAGGAGGCTTGCTCCTGATGACGTGCAGCTATTTCCGATAGCGGTGGAGGGTGAGGCAGAGCCGTTCTTTATCGTCAATGTGGTCAAGGTTGTGGACTGTATTGATGAGGTAAACTGCAAAGAAGTGCAGCATTATGATGATGCGGACCCTTTTCCAGAATACGCTGGCGAGTATCGCTGGATATATGGCTTGCGAATTGACTCTGCGAAGACTCAAGGTTCGCTTGCCTTCAGGCTGAAGAGATTCAAGACTGCGTTCATTGTTTCAGAAGAAATCAAAGGAGCGCTTGAAAAGGTGGGCAATCTGGGAGTGGTCTTAGCGCCTGTGACAGGGCCTCCTGAATGA
- a CDS encoding type I polyketide synthase yields the protein MSTFDNLKGVAIIGMACRFPGAKDIDAFWKNLCEGRESITFFSREELAEAGVPAHVLDTPGFVPASPCLEGVDQFDAGFFSVTGREANIMDPQQRLFLEVAWEAFEDAGYHPESVGAPVGVFAGSGGVVTSYLAAYQQRAPELLGPTGSLQHIGNDKDFVATRVSYKLDLKGPSINIQTACSTSLVALHLACRSLLEGECDMALAGASTLRFPHKNGYVYQSEDILSPDGHCRAFDEKAQGTIFGSGVATVLLKPLRAAIEAGDHVYAVIKGSAINNDGGQKVSYGASSVPGQAAAILEAMTVADISPDTLGYVECHATGTTVGDPLEVQALTRAFRTGTPRKGFCGIGSVKTNIGHLEQTAGMAALIKTALTLKHRQIPPTINFEKPNPKLALPTSPFYIQTELTEWKARAEHPRRAGLNGLGLGGTNAFVVLEEAPEQATKARAPVERPVHTLALSAHGEAALAQSAERFSKYLASHPSAGLADVCFTASTSRSFFGHRLAVSASTVEELAARLASVGGEALAPSVAKGNGKARPVAFLFTGQGAQYPGMAATLYRTQPVFRAVLDECDTLSRPHLDRPLLSVLFAEGEDAQLVNETGYTQVSLFAVEYALAMLWRSWGVKPDVVMGHSVGEVTAACVAGCMSLEDALKLIAHRGRLMQGLPRTGGMAAVFASEEKVLELIAPHGERLSIGASNAPESTVVSGEKAALASLFQTLTRQGIAFKELVVSHAFHSALMDPILDPLEAIAAENRFHKPSIPMVSNLTGTFMEEAPTARYWRDHARGTVRFARGMQTLREVGYALFLEVGPGSSLLGLGRQSVTDEAAQWLASLSRQKSDWEVLSESLRALYVGGHAVDWRGFDQPYPRKRLSLPTYPFQRKRYWVSEARATSAAQRSRDGHPLLGERLRSTLKEAQYEAHYSLDELTYLEDHRIFGLPVLPTTAALELVTTGARAHFGVDDVEMETFLYREAMVLPEEGSRVVHLVVSPESEERATFKVFSTDERPGAPWIHHIDGELKPRRGAGGEETVSLAALRERCAKQIPIDRYYPAIRAMGLEYGPAFRGIQELWQGSGEALSHVRLPEHVSAQSYTLQPAFLDACLHIYAALAEAHGDFTVPPEDMQRTFLPISMERFHTAGSGIREAWVHAVRRPGATPDAMVIDIRLYSEDGRPLAVMQGLQVRRLTREAMQPTAAVTDPLLDSIHQRTWEECPALPAVAPEKDTLPNRWLIFADRGGVGSALAEQLRALGEKCHLVYPDLTLVVGDRRKPLAADKPGLFHLLVRDYFGVPGISYRHVVYLWGLDAPSMDGLTLEQLAGSEGGTVGSALLLIQAVSVVNSVTGAAPRLWFVTRDAQRPTSGPDPVEVAQAPLWALGSTMALRHANFWGGMVDLERREAGGPAADAAALLSELWGSDGEDQVALRGGKRFAPRLTRAQKPRPEQHGALFRDDATYLIAGGLGTAGLQLAEWMVSQGGARQLLLADVRPLDEARTKAVEALMKRGAKVTVSQADLTLDGDVQRLFEELKALPPLKGVFNCVATRQEDLLDMIVWKRFSDGMAPMTKSAWLLHQHSRDVALDHFVLFGTVLSWLGSETRANEAAGSAFVEALAQARRAMGLSATVVHWGPWEIPGKQFARAETSHGVQALQRAHAMEAMDYVLRHGLEHAGVTLTDWPTWMQQFKLGAPTLYSSLGKGGARQRRALRASEDPRVHLQRIQLAPVGERRSVIIEIVRKQVTDMLGADELIDAQAPLVDFGLDSLVSVNLVNRLEPALGVPVSLARLLQGASVESLVDDLFPALRAVASKAA from the coding sequence ATGAGCACCTTTGACAACCTGAAGGGCGTCGCAATCATCGGCATGGCGTGCCGTTTCCCGGGGGCCAAGGACATCGACGCGTTCTGGAAGAACCTGTGCGAAGGCAGGGAGTCCATCACCTTCTTCAGCCGGGAAGAGCTGGCCGAAGCGGGTGTGCCCGCCCACGTCCTGGATACCCCCGGCTTCGTTCCCGCCTCGCCCTGTCTCGAGGGCGTGGACCAGTTCGACGCCGGGTTCTTCAGCGTCACCGGGCGCGAAGCGAACATCATGGATCCCCAGCAGCGCCTCTTCCTGGAGGTGGCGTGGGAGGCCTTCGAGGACGCGGGCTATCACCCCGAGTCCGTCGGCGCCCCAGTGGGCGTGTTCGCGGGCTCCGGTGGCGTGGTCACCAGCTACCTGGCCGCGTACCAGCAGCGCGCCCCGGAGCTGCTCGGGCCCACGGGCAGTCTGCAGCACATCGGCAACGACAAGGACTTCGTCGCCACCCGCGTCTCGTACAAGCTGGACCTGAAGGGCCCCAGCATCAACATCCAGACGGCCTGCTCCACCTCGCTCGTCGCACTGCACCTGGCGTGCAGGAGCCTGCTCGAGGGCGAGTGCGACATGGCGCTGGCGGGTGCCTCCACCCTCCGCTTCCCTCACAAGAACGGCTACGTGTACCAGAGCGAGGACATCCTCTCTCCGGACGGGCACTGCCGCGCCTTCGACGAGAAGGCCCAGGGCACCATCTTCGGCAGCGGAGTCGCCACCGTCCTGCTCAAGCCCCTGCGCGCGGCCATCGAGGCTGGTGACCACGTGTACGCGGTCATCAAGGGCAGCGCCATCAACAACGACGGCGGGCAGAAGGTCAGCTACGGCGCGTCGAGCGTCCCCGGCCAGGCGGCGGCGATCCTCGAGGCCATGACGGTGGCCGACATCTCTCCCGACACGCTCGGCTATGTGGAGTGCCATGCCACTGGCACGACGGTGGGAGACCCCCTGGAAGTCCAGGCGCTCACCCGCGCGTTCCGCACCGGCACTCCGCGCAAAGGCTTCTGTGGCATCGGCTCGGTGAAGACCAACATCGGCCACCTTGAGCAGACCGCCGGAATGGCGGCGCTCATCAAGACGGCGCTGACGCTCAAGCACCGCCAGATTCCGCCCACCATCAACTTCGAGAAGCCGAACCCGAAGCTGGCGCTGCCGACCAGCCCCTTCTACATCCAGACCGAGCTGACGGAGTGGAAGGCCCGCGCCGAGCATCCGCGGCGCGCAGGTCTCAATGGCCTCGGGCTGGGCGGGACGAATGCCTTCGTGGTGCTTGAGGAGGCACCGGAGCAGGCGACGAAGGCCCGCGCCCCAGTAGAGCGTCCGGTCCACACGCTCGCGTTGTCGGCACACGGCGAGGCAGCCCTGGCGCAAAGCGCGGAGCGCTTCTCCAAGTACCTCGCGTCCCACCCCAGCGCGGGGCTCGCGGACGTCTGCTTCACCGCCAGCACCAGCCGCTCGTTCTTCGGGCACCGGCTGGCTGTCTCCGCGAGCACGGTGGAGGAGCTCGCGGCTCGCCTGGCGAGCGTGGGCGGGGAAGCGCTCGCGCCGAGCGTGGCGAAGGGCAACGGCAAGGCCCGTCCCGTGGCGTTCCTGTTCACGGGGCAAGGTGCGCAGTACCCGGGCATGGCTGCCACGCTGTACCGGACGCAGCCCGTCTTCCGCGCGGTCCTGGACGAGTGCGACACCCTGTCCCGGCCGCACTTGGACCGGCCGCTGCTGAGCGTGCTGTTCGCCGAGGGTGAGGACGCCCAACTCGTGAACGAGACGGGCTATACCCAGGTCTCTCTGTTCGCGGTCGAGTACGCGCTGGCGATGCTGTGGCGCTCCTGGGGCGTCAAGCCCGACGTGGTGATGGGCCACAGCGTGGGCGAGGTGACCGCGGCTTGCGTGGCGGGCTGCATGAGCCTGGAGGACGCGCTCAAGCTCATCGCACACCGGGGCCGCCTGATGCAGGGCCTCCCACGCACGGGCGGGATGGCGGCGGTGTTCGCCTCCGAGGAGAAGGTGCTCGAGCTGATCGCTCCCCACGGAGAGCGCCTGTCCATCGGCGCGAGCAACGCGCCCGAGAGCACCGTCGTGTCTGGCGAGAAGGCGGCGCTCGCCTCGCTGTTCCAGACCCTGACGCGCCAGGGCATCGCGTTCAAGGAGCTGGTCGTCTCCCACGCCTTCCACTCGGCGCTGATGGACCCCATCCTCGACCCGCTCGAGGCGATCGCCGCCGAGAATCGCTTTCACAAACCGTCCATTCCGATGGTGTCGAACCTCACCGGCACCTTCATGGAAGAGGCTCCCACGGCGCGCTACTGGCGCGACCACGCACGTGGGACCGTGCGCTTCGCGCGCGGCATGCAGACCCTGCGCGAGGTCGGCTACGCACTGTTCCTGGAGGTGGGCCCGGGCTCAAGCCTCCTCGGCCTGGGGCGGCAGTCCGTCACCGACGAGGCGGCGCAGTGGCTTGCGTCGCTCAGCCGCCAGAAGAGCGACTGGGAGGTGCTCTCGGAGAGCCTGCGGGCCCTCTACGTGGGCGGACACGCGGTGGACTGGCGCGGGTTCGACCAGCCCTACCCGCGCAAGCGCCTGTCGTTGCCCACGTACCCCTTCCAGCGCAAGCGCTACTGGGTGAGCGAAGCCCGCGCCACGAGCGCGGCCCAACGGAGCAGGGACGGCCATCCGCTGCTCGGTGAGCGCCTGCGCTCCACGCTGAAGGAGGCCCAGTACGAGGCCCACTACAGCCTGGATGAGCTGACCTACCTGGAGGACCACCGCATCTTCGGCCTGCCGGTGCTGCCCACCACCGCAGCCCTGGAACTGGTGACGACGGGCGCTCGCGCGCACTTCGGCGTCGACGACGTGGAGATGGAGACCTTCCTCTACCGCGAGGCCATGGTCCTCCCCGAGGAAGGCAGCCGCGTCGTGCACCTGGTGGTCTCGCCCGAGTCGGAAGAGCGCGCCACGTTCAAGGTCTTCAGCACCGACGAGCGTCCGGGCGCACCCTGGATTCATCACATCGACGGAGAGCTCAAGCCCCGGCGTGGCGCGGGCGGCGAGGAGACGGTGTCCCTGGCGGCCCTGCGCGAGCGCTGCGCGAAGCAGATTCCCATCGACCGCTACTACCCCGCCATCCGCGCCATGGGCCTGGAGTACGGCCCGGCGTTCCGCGGCATCCAGGAGCTGTGGCAGGGTTCGGGCGAGGCCCTGAGCCATGTCCGCTTGCCGGAGCACGTATCGGCCCAGTCCTACACGCTCCAGCCCGCCTTCCTGGACGCGTGCCTCCACATATATGCCGCGCTGGCCGAGGCCCATGGCGACTTCACCGTGCCGCCGGAGGACATGCAGCGCACGTTCCTGCCCATCAGCATGGAGCGCTTCCACACGGCCGGGTCGGGTATCCGGGAGGCATGGGTGCACGCGGTGCGCCGTCCGGGTGCCACCCCAGACGCGATGGTCATCGACATCCGCCTGTACTCCGAGGACGGCCGCCCGCTCGCGGTGATGCAAGGACTCCAGGTCCGCCGCCTCACGCGTGAGGCCATGCAGCCCACCGCGGCGGTGACCGACCCGCTGCTGGACTCCATCCACCAACGGACCTGGGAGGAGTGTCCCGCCCTGCCCGCAGTGGCCCCGGAGAAGGACACCCTGCCGAACCGCTGGCTCATCTTCGCGGACCGAGGCGGCGTGGGAAGCGCCCTGGCGGAGCAACTCCGCGCGCTCGGGGAGAAATGCCACCTCGTCTACCCAGACCTGACGCTCGTGGTGGGAGACCGCCGCAAGCCTCTCGCCGCCGACAAGCCGGGACTCTTCCACCTGTTGGTCCGCGACTACTTCGGCGTTCCCGGCATCTCCTACCGGCATGTCGTCTACCTGTGGGGGCTCGACGCTCCGTCCATGGACGGGCTGACGCTGGAGCAGCTCGCCGGCAGCGAGGGCGGAACAGTCGGCAGCGCGCTGCTGCTGATTCAAGCTGTCTCCGTCGTGAACTCGGTGACGGGTGCCGCGCCCCGCCTGTGGTTCGTCACTCGCGACGCGCAGAGGCCCACGTCGGGCCCTGACCCCGTGGAGGTGGCGCAGGCACCGCTGTGGGCCCTGGGCTCCACCATGGCGCTGCGCCATGCCAACTTCTGGGGCGGCATGGTGGATCTGGAGCGGCGCGAGGCGGGCGGGCCTGCGGCGGACGCAGCAGCACTGCTGTCGGAGCTGTGGGGCTCCGACGGCGAGGACCAGGTCGCCCTCCGCGGTGGGAAGCGCTTCGCCCCTCGCCTCACTCGCGCGCAGAAGCCCCGGCCGGAGCAACATGGTGCGCTGTTCCGTGACGATGCGACGTACCTCATCGCCGGCGGACTGGGCACGGCTGGTCTCCAGCTCGCGGAGTGGATGGTGAGCCAGGGGGGGGCCCGACAGCTGCTCCTGGCCGATGTACGTCCCCTGGACGAGGCCAGGACAAAGGCCGTCGAGGCGCTGATGAAACGCGGCGCGAAGGTCACCGTGTCTCAGGCGGACCTCACGCTCGACGGCGACGTGCAGCGGCTGTTCGAGGAGCTGAAGGCCCTGCCGCCGCTCAAGGGCGTCTTCAACTGCGTCGCCACGCGGCAGGAGGACCTTCTGGACATGATTGTCTGGAAGAGGTTCTCCGACGGGATGGCGCCCATGACGAAGAGCGCCTGGCTGCTGCATCAGCACTCACGTGACGTCGCACTCGACCACTTCGTGCTCTTCGGCACGGTGCTGAGCTGGCTGGGTTCCGAGACGCGCGCGAACGAAGCCGCGGGCAGTGCATTCGTGGAAGCGCTCGCCCAGGCCCGCAGGGCCATGGGGCTGTCGGCCACGGTCGTCCACTGGGGTCCGTGGGAGATTCCCGGCAAGCAGTTTGCCAGGGCCGAGACCTCCCACGGAGTGCAGGCCCTCCAGCGCGCGCATGCCATGGAGGCGATGGACTACGTCCTGCGCCACGGCCTCGAGCACGCTGGCGTAACGCTCACAGACTGGCCGACGTGGATGCAGCAGTTCAAGCTGGGCGCGCCGACACTCTACTCCTCGCTGGGCAAGGGCGGCGCCCGCCAGCGGCGCGCGCTGCGGGCCAGTGAGGACCCGCGTGTCCACCTGCAGCGCATCCAGCTGGCTCCCGTGGGCGAGCGCCGCAGCGTGATTATCGAGATCGTGCGCAAGCAGGTGACGGACATGCTGGGCGCGGACGAATTGATCGACGCCCAAGCCCCACTGGTGGACTTCGGTCTGGACTCCCTCGTGTCGGTGAACCTGGTGAACCGCCTGGAGCCCGCCCTGGGCGTGCCCGTGTCGCTCGCCCGGCTGCTACAGGGGGCCAGCGTCGAGAGCCTGGTGGATGACCTGTTCCCAGCGCTGCGCGCGGTGGCAAGCAAGGCGGCCTGA
- a CDS encoding fatty acid desaturase — MYLAVCAAVFLGAYLLNILMITVGYHRFLAHKAVRLHPALRRAVIRGGNWFTGLDPKAWVVMHRLHHEHSDTPLDPHSPVNVGLLGIGLEQLRNYKKVVIGLLKKQPEYTRYAKDLDFPLSALNRSGLWFLPYVLHGAIGLALGLGVGWLLGAAWFLGMMSHPVQGGIVNALGHAVGGRNFETSDNSRNNHLAAWLILGEGFQNNHHRYPGSASFSYHLHEVDLGYGACVLLEKLGLATIQRGSLIPRPPREQAVGAQARS, encoded by the coding sequence ATGTACCTCGCCGTCTGTGCCGCCGTCTTCCTCGGGGCTTACCTGCTCAACATCCTCATGATCACGGTGGGGTACCACCGCTTCCTGGCGCACAAGGCCGTGCGGCTCCACCCGGCCCTGCGGAGGGCGGTCATCCGTGGCGGCAACTGGTTCACGGGTCTGGACCCGAAGGCCTGGGTGGTGATGCACCGGCTGCACCACGAGCACTCGGACACGCCGCTGGACCCGCACTCTCCCGTCAACGTGGGCCTCCTGGGCATCGGGCTGGAGCAGCTGCGCAACTACAAGAAGGTCGTCATTGGGCTGCTGAAGAAGCAGCCGGAGTACACCCGTTACGCGAAGGACCTCGACTTCCCGTTGAGTGCACTGAACCGCTCCGGGCTCTGGTTCCTGCCGTACGTGCTGCACGGTGCCATCGGGCTCGCGTTGGGGCTGGGCGTGGGGTGGTTGCTGGGGGCCGCGTGGTTCCTCGGGATGATGAGCCACCCGGTGCAGGGAGGCATCGTCAACGCGCTCGGGCACGCGGTGGGTGGGCGCAACTTCGAGACGTCCGACAACTCGCGCAACAACCACCTGGCCGCGTGGCTCATCCTCGGCGAGGGCTTCCAGAACAACCACCACCGCTACCCGGGATCCGCCTCGTTCTCGTACCACCTCCACGAGGTGGATCTTGGCTACGGGGCGTGTGTGCTGCTGGAGAAGCTGGGTCTGGCCACCATCCAGCGCGGCTCCCTCATCCCTCGGCCCCCGCGCGAGCAGGCTGTTGGAGCGCAGGCCCGCTCATGA
- a CDS encoding type VI immunity family protein, translating into MVARDGVVLCFFMRRSHGEVAPAVWRALQTYLSAIPPRSLNWYGSDEGDILPLDDKGWERIHWQLLERSWGAEWLVDLAEDASETGGYHFEYDGRKLDAPLFSHDEDSTSGVTFSFPTEYLLEHGPAHLRALALELARELPISFGYASLAFVAPQGFWYAARWELLGLLSRYLGMDLYHLNDTSRVIGTRARGAYWLTFVGQPLLGQLGGIRGLRDKLSFPEVSLHPLEGERLLITLGEWPEAIDTEKAQSLPQYRVLAHLLEPFLYEERTGWFSLDKDNMRRWLRRLCQ; encoded by the coding sequence GTGGTGGCCCGCGACGGCGTCGTCCTCTGCTTCTTCATGCGCCGTTCCCATGGAGAAGTTGCGCCAGCCGTGTGGCGGGCCTTGCAGACCTACCTGAGTGCTATCCCTCCCCGGTCACTGAACTGGTACGGTTCGGACGAGGGAGACATTCTTCCGCTCGACGACAAGGGCTGGGAGCGCATCCACTGGCAACTGCTTGAGCGCTCCTGGGGAGCTGAGTGGCTCGTCGACTTGGCCGAGGACGCTAGCGAAACGGGGGGCTATCACTTCGAGTACGACGGCCGGAAGCTTGATGCCCCACTCTTCTCTCACGACGAGGACTCCACCAGTGGCGTGACCTTCTCCTTTCCTACCGAGTATCTCTTGGAGCACGGCCCCGCCCATCTGCGCGCCTTGGCTCTCGAACTCGCTCGCGAACTGCCCATCAGCTTCGGTTATGCCAGCCTTGCCTTCGTTGCCCCACAGGGCTTTTGGTACGCCGCTCGTTGGGAACTCCTCGGCCTACTGTCTCGCTACCTGGGCATGGATCTCTATCATCTGAATGATACGAGCCGGGTTATCGGCACTCGCGCCCGGGGAGCTTACTGGCTTACCTTTGTGGGTCAGCCGCTGCTCGGCCAGTTGGGCGGCATCAGGGGCCTGCGCGACAAGCTCTCCTTCCCGGAAGTGTCTCTCCATCCTCTGGAGGGCGAGCGATTGCTGATCACCCTGGGCGAGTGGCCAGAGGCCATCGACACCGAGAAGGCACAATCCCTTCCCCAATACCGGGTGCTGGCGCACCTGTTGGAGCCCTTTTTGTACGAGGAGCGCACCGGCTGGTTTTCCCTCGACAAGGACAACATGCGCCGCTGGCTGCGGCGGCTCTGTCAGTGA